In the Pseudonocardia cypriaca genome, one interval contains:
- a CDS encoding MFS transporter, which translates to MIQRGTQRTAPAEAGRTAVMLGFTVLCLSYLLNAMDRQVFYPLVPEIRAEFGFSLDQAGLLATGFTLGLALTGVPAGYLLDRMSRKTIVVVSVVVYSAGTVAIPLAAGFFDMAVYRLISGVGEGVQATAIYAIIGAYYFHRRALAAGFIGVAFGLGVFLGPVIGQGLVTASGTWRTPFYVFGVAGLVMALILLVAVPKAMSEALAGRSDAPDAADYDHVPANPYNRNSLAFAITSAVSGLVFYGFLGLYPTFLREALSFAPGQAALAASLVGFGAMMALPVGWLADRVDQRLLLAVGFVGTALSTLLAYTVATGPVAQYVLAFLVGTFASGVLFTNCTTVLQRSVRPEHVGRGAGLFILTYYVAAAVSGLVFARLVAGIGWQGAGLVQLTLLPLLGLAALALVDPRRMLLPPAVRKAA; encoded by the coding sequence GTGATCCAGCGAGGAACGCAGCGGACCGCCCCGGCCGAGGCAGGTCGGACGGCGGTCATGCTCGGCTTCACCGTCCTGTGCCTGTCGTACCTGCTCAACGCGATGGACCGGCAGGTGTTCTACCCGCTGGTGCCGGAGATCCGTGCGGAGTTCGGCTTCTCGCTCGACCAGGCGGGCCTGCTCGCCACGGGCTTCACGCTCGGCCTCGCCCTCACCGGGGTGCCGGCCGGGTACCTGCTCGACCGGATGTCCCGCAAGACGATCGTCGTGGTGAGCGTGGTCGTCTACTCGGCGGGCACGGTCGCCATCCCGCTCGCCGCCGGCTTCTTCGACATGGCCGTCTACCGGCTGATCTCCGGCGTGGGCGAAGGTGTGCAGGCCACCGCCATCTACGCGATCATCGGCGCCTACTACTTCCACCGCAGGGCACTCGCCGCCGGGTTCATCGGGGTCGCGTTCGGCCTCGGCGTGTTCCTCGGCCCGGTGATCGGGCAGGGCCTGGTCACCGCCTCGGGCACGTGGCGCACGCCGTTCTACGTGTTCGGCGTCGCCGGCCTGGTCATGGCGCTGATCCTGCTGGTCGCGGTGCCGAAGGCGATGAGCGAGGCGCTGGCGGGTCGCTCCGACGCACCCGATGCGGCGGACTACGACCACGTGCCGGCCAACCCGTACAACCGCAACTCGCTCGCCTTCGCGATCACCTCGGCGGTGTCGGGCCTGGTCTTCTACGGCTTCCTCGGCCTCTACCCGACCTTCCTGCGGGAGGCGCTCTCGTTCGCCCCCGGCCAGGCGGCGCTGGCCGCATCGCTCGTCGGGTTCGGCGCGATGATGGCGCTCCCGGTGGGGTGGCTCGCCGACCGCGTCGACCAGCGACTGCTCCTCGCGGTCGGCTTCGTGGGCACGGCCCTGTCCACGCTCCTCGCCTACACGGTGGCGACCGGCCCCGTCGCGCAGTACGTCCTCGCGTTCCTCGTCGGCACCTTCGCGAGCGGGGTCCTGTTCACCAACTGCACGACGGTGCTGCAGCGCTCGGTGCGGCCCGAGCACGTCGGGCGCGGGGCGGGGCTGTTCATCCTCACCTACTACGTCGCCGCGGCGGTGTCCGGGCTGGTCTTCGCCCGCCTGGTCGCCGGCATCGGCTGGCAGGGCGCGGGCCTGGTGCAGCTCACGCTGCTCCCCCTGCTGGGGCTCGCCGCGCTCGCGCTCGTCGACCCGCGACGCATGCTGCTGCCACCTGCGGTGCGCAAGGCGGCGTGA
- a CDS encoding ketopantoate reductase family protein: MAERVGILGAGAVGGMLAVLLADAGHEVTVLASERTSTAINVGGLALRSQMLGDREARVPARPYLTAPVDVLFVATKAPDLLAALTRVPPALLTDAAVAPLLNGTDHVALLRAALPQAAVVPMTVSVEATRTGPGVIEHVSPFVEYALAEERERARVDPEALLRTAGLDVDASAPDEATLLWRKLSFLAPLALLTTRARQPLGPARETHPDLVDGLITETAAAAATAGADVDPAAVAKRIAGLPAGMRSSMLKDALAGATLELDAIAGPILRALPDGAPVTRAVVAEIAGAADGRN; the protein is encoded by the coding sequence ATGGCGGAGCGGGTCGGGATCCTCGGAGCGGGAGCGGTCGGCGGGATGCTGGCGGTACTGCTCGCCGACGCCGGCCACGAGGTCACCGTGCTGGCCTCTGAGCGCACCAGCACCGCGATCAACGTCGGCGGGCTGGCGCTGCGCAGCCAGATGCTCGGCGACCGGGAGGCGCGGGTGCCGGCGCGCCCCTACCTCACGGCCCCGGTCGACGTCCTGTTCGTCGCGACGAAGGCCCCCGACCTGCTCGCCGCGCTGACCCGGGTGCCACCCGCGCTGCTCACCGACGCCGCCGTCGCGCCCCTGCTGAACGGCACCGACCACGTCGCGCTGCTGCGGGCCGCCCTGCCGCAGGCCGCGGTCGTGCCGATGACGGTGTCGGTGGAGGCCACGCGCACCGGACCCGGCGTGATCGAGCACGTCTCGCCGTTCGTCGAGTATGCGCTCGCGGAGGAACGCGAGCGCGCCCGCGTCGACCCGGAGGCCCTGCTGCGCACGGCGGGCCTCGACGTCGACGCGTCCGCGCCGGACGAGGCCACGCTGCTGTGGCGCAAGCTCTCGTTCCTCGCACCGCTGGCCCTGCTGACGACCCGCGCGCGGCAGCCGCTCGGCCCGGCCCGCGAGACCCACCCCGACCTCGTCGACGGGCTGATCACCGAGACCGCCGCCGCGGCCGCCACGGCCGGTGCCGACGTCGACCCGGCCGCCGTCGCGAAGAGGATCGCCGGCCTACCGGCGGGGATGCGCTCGTCCATGCTCAAGGACGCGCTCGCCGGCGCCACGCTGGAACTCGACGCCATCGCGGGCCCGATCCTGCGGGCGCTGCCCGACGGCGCCCCGGTCACCCGCGCGGTGGTCGCGGAGATCGCCGGGGCAGCCGACGGGCGGAACTAG
- a CDS encoding Gfo/Idh/MocA family protein: MGGALRVGIVGAGNISGQYSASLGRLPQVQVTAVCDLQHERADALAAQHDGARVVDLPGLLAADDVDAVLVLTLPATHADVALSALAAGKHVYVEKPLATSVAEGREVVKAAAGAGLRVGCAPDTVLGTGVQTARAAVDAGRIGTPHSATAFMTTPGHERWHPDPEFYYQPGGGPLLDMGPYYLTSLVHLLGPVTRVVGASTRPSATRTIGSGPKAGASFDVTVDSTITGILEHASGAVSTLIMSFDIWAARLPRIEVHGTAGSLSVPDPNHFAGPVELYSASAVDDGWVDIGATAGYVDSGRGYGLADMALAIADGRPHRAGDELGLHVLDIMESVQQAADTHASVELTTTCERPAAVSGPVDLTRG; the protein is encoded by the coding sequence GTGGGCGGCGCGCTGAGGGTCGGGATCGTCGGCGCCGGCAACATCTCCGGGCAGTACTCGGCGAGTCTCGGTCGGCTGCCGCAGGTGCAGGTCACCGCCGTGTGCGACCTGCAGCACGAGCGGGCCGATGCGCTCGCCGCGCAGCACGACGGTGCCCGGGTGGTCGACCTCCCCGGTCTGCTGGCGGCCGACGACGTCGACGCCGTGCTCGTCCTCACGCTGCCGGCCACGCACGCCGACGTCGCGCTGTCCGCGCTCGCCGCGGGCAAGCACGTGTACGTCGAGAAGCCGCTTGCCACTTCGGTGGCGGAGGGCCGCGAGGTCGTCAAGGCGGCGGCGGGCGCAGGCCTGCGGGTGGGCTGCGCGCCGGACACGGTGCTCGGCACGGGCGTGCAGACCGCGCGGGCCGCGGTGGACGCGGGCCGGATCGGCACCCCGCACTCCGCCACGGCGTTCATGACCACCCCCGGGCACGAGCGCTGGCACCCCGACCCGGAGTTCTACTACCAGCCGGGCGGCGGGCCGCTGCTGGACATGGGGCCGTACTACCTGACGTCGCTGGTGCACCTCCTCGGCCCGGTCACGCGGGTGGTCGGCGCGTCGACGAGACCGTCGGCCACCCGGACCATCGGCTCGGGCCCGAAGGCGGGCGCGTCGTTCGACGTGACCGTCGACTCCACGATCACGGGGATCCTCGAGCACGCCTCCGGCGCGGTGTCCACGCTGATCATGAGCTTCGACATCTGGGCCGCCCGCCTGCCCCGCATCGAGGTGCACGGCACCGCAGGCTCGCTGTCGGTGCCCGACCCGAACCACTTCGCAGGCCCGGTCGAGCTGTACTCCGCCTCGGCGGTCGACGACGGCTGGGTGGACATCGGGGCCACGGCCGGCTACGTCGACTCGGGCCGCGGCTACGGGCTGGCGGACATGGCGCTCGCGATCGCCGATGGCCGCCCGCACCGGGCGGGCGACGAGCTCGGCCTGCACGTCCTGGACATCATGGAGTCCGTGCAGCAGGCCGCCGACACGCACGCGTCGGTGGAGCTCACCACCACCTGCGAACGCCCCGCCGCCGTCTCCGGGCCGGTGGACCTCACCCGCGGGTGA
- a CDS encoding ThuA domain-containing protein has product MTERQALVVRGGWEGHHPVEATDYFLPHLQANGFAVRVENSPKVYADADFMAGVDLIVQCMTMSTIEKDELAGLTRAVENGTGLAGWHGGIADSYRNSSDYLQLVGGQFACHPPKAPDERKGEQSDFFIPYRVEITATDHPVMEGIADFDLVTEQYWVLSDEYNTVLATTTLAKNEWEPWHRPITSPAIWTRDWGKGRVFVCTPGHDMDVIRNEDVTTIIQRGMLWAAR; this is encoded by the coding sequence GTGACGGAACGGCAAGCGTTGGTGGTACGGGGCGGCTGGGAAGGACACCACCCCGTCGAGGCCACCGACTACTTCCTCCCGCACCTGCAGGCCAACGGTTTCGCGGTGCGGGTGGAGAACTCGCCGAAGGTCTACGCCGACGCCGACTTCATGGCGGGCGTCGACCTGATCGTGCAGTGCATGACGATGAGCACCATCGAGAAGGACGAGCTCGCCGGGCTGACGCGCGCCGTGGAGAACGGCACCGGACTGGCCGGTTGGCACGGCGGGATCGCCGACTCCTACCGCAACTCCAGCGACTACCTGCAGCTCGTCGGTGGCCAGTTCGCCTGCCACCCGCCCAAGGCGCCGGACGAGCGCAAGGGCGAGCAGTCCGACTTCTTCATCCCGTACCGGGTCGAGATCACCGCCACCGACCACCCGGTGATGGAGGGGATCGCCGACTTCGACCTGGTCACCGAGCAGTACTGGGTGCTGTCGGACGAGTACAACACCGTCCTCGCCACCACCACGCTCGCCAAGAACGAGTGGGAGCCGTGGCACCGGCCGATCACCTCGCCCGCGATCTGGACGCGGGACTGGGGCAAGGGCCGGGTGTTCGTCTGCACGCCCGGGCACGACATGGACGTGATCCGGAACGAGGACGTCACCACGATCATCCAGCGGGGGATGCTGTGGGCGGCGCGCTGA
- a CDS encoding carbohydrate ABC transporter permease, translating into MSADRPNYLGSIASFVWLGIIIIPVYWVVITSFKPQSAYYSSNPMLPAEPTLENYQAVIEADFLTYFLNSVIVTVGATVPAVLVSFMAAFAIVRGGRGRFLRFSNTVFLMGLACPLQAVIIPVYLIIIRLSLYDSHLALILPSIAFAIPLSVLILANFIRDVPNELFESMRMDGATEWGTMWRLAFPLTQPALITVAIYQGLQVWNAFLLPLVLTQSPELRVLPLALWAFQGEYGINVPAVLASVVLATLPILALYVIGRRHLLAGMTAGFSK; encoded by the coding sequence GTGTCCGCGGACCGGCCCAACTACCTCGGGAGCATCGCGAGCTTCGTGTGGCTCGGGATCATCATCATCCCGGTCTACTGGGTGGTCATCACCAGCTTCAAGCCGCAGTCGGCGTACTACTCGAGCAACCCCATGCTGCCCGCCGAGCCGACCCTGGAGAACTACCAGGCGGTGATCGAGGCCGACTTCCTGACGTACTTCCTGAACTCGGTGATCGTGACCGTCGGCGCGACGGTGCCCGCGGTGCTGGTGTCGTTCATGGCGGCGTTCGCGATCGTCCGCGGCGGGCGCGGCCGGTTCCTGCGGTTCAGCAACACCGTCTTCCTGATGGGGCTGGCCTGCCCGCTGCAGGCCGTGATCATCCCGGTCTACCTGATCATCATCCGGCTGAGCCTCTACGACAGCCACCTCGCGCTGATCCTGCCCTCGATCGCGTTCGCCATCCCGCTGTCGGTGCTGATCCTGGCCAACTTCATCCGCGACGTGCCGAACGAGCTGTTCGAGTCGATGCGGATGGACGGGGCGACCGAGTGGGGCACGATGTGGCGGCTGGCGTTCCCGCTCACGCAGCCCGCGCTCATCACGGTGGCGATCTACCAGGGCCTGCAGGTGTGGAACGCGTTCCTGCTGCCGCTGGTGCTCACCCAGAGCCCGGAGCTGCGGGTGCTCCCGCTCGCGCTGTGGGCCTTCCAGGGCGAGTACGGGATCAACGTGCCCGCCGTGCTCGCGTCCGTGGTGCTCGCGACGCTGCCGATCCTCGCGCTGTACGTCATCGGGCGGCGGCACCTGTTGGCCGGCATGACTGCCGGGTTCTCCAAGTGA
- a CDS encoding carbohydrate ABC transporter permease: MTSGSVSARQHGSLAWLVLPALAFFAAFGVIPLIGVLLLSFTSWNGIGEITPIGFDNWVSVLSDPGLVHSLGVTFLIMALSWLVQTPMSILVGVFIAGHQRYRTVLAVLYFTPLLLSSAAIAITYKALLDPNFGLGASLGIPLLVQNWLGDPVLAIATVVFVVSWQFIPFHSLIYQGAVRQIPASLYEAARIDGAGRVRQFFSITLPQLKYTLITSSTMIVAGSMTLFDLIFVLTLGGPSDATRVLALDMYLRGFRGNMMGPASVIALIIVVVAVLLAMGVQRMGGKDANESRLEGA; the protein is encoded by the coding sequence GTGACCAGCGGTTCGGTCAGTGCTCGGCAGCACGGGTCGCTCGCGTGGCTGGTGCTGCCGGCGTTGGCGTTCTTCGCGGCGTTCGGGGTCATCCCGCTGATCGGTGTGCTCCTGCTGAGCTTCACCAGCTGGAACGGCATCGGTGAGATCACGCCGATCGGTTTCGACAACTGGGTGTCGGTGCTCAGCGACCCGGGTTTGGTGCACTCGCTCGGCGTCACGTTCCTGATCATGGCGCTGTCCTGGCTGGTGCAGACCCCGATGAGCATCCTCGTCGGCGTGTTCATCGCGGGCCACCAGCGCTACCGCACGGTGCTCGCGGTGCTGTACTTCACCCCGCTGCTGCTGAGCTCGGCGGCGATCGCCATCACCTACAAGGCGCTGCTGGACCCCAACTTCGGCCTCGGTGCCTCGCTGGGGATCCCGCTGCTGGTGCAGAACTGGCTCGGCGACCCAGTGCTCGCGATCGCCACGGTGGTCTTCGTGGTGTCCTGGCAGTTCATCCCCTTCCACTCCCTGATCTACCAGGGCGCGGTGCGCCAGATCCCGGCGTCGCTGTACGAGGCGGCCCGGATCGACGGCGCCGGGCGGGTGCGCCAGTTCTTCTCGATCACGCTGCCGCAGCTGAAGTACACGCTCATCACGTCGTCCACGATGATCGTGGCCGGGTCGATGACGCTGTTCGACCTGATCTTCGTGCTCACCCTGGGCGGCCCGAGCGACGCCACCCGGGTGCTGGCGCTCGACATGTACCTGCGGGGGTTCCGCGGCAACATGATGGGACCCGCGAGCGTGATCGCGCTGATCATCGTCGTGGTCGCTGTGCTGCTCGCGATGGGCGTCCAACGCATGGGCGGCAAGGACGCCAACGAGAGCCGGCTGGAAGGAGCCTGA
- a CDS encoding extracellular solute-binding protein — translation MDQKRISRRSFLALAAAAPIGASVLASCGTSGPGQASSGEASIWYLTGQPQEGLRKASVDAFNAARPEGKLAATFFENDAYKTRIRTAVGANQAPTVIWTWGGGGLRDYVRNGQVDDLTDWFNQNPDVKSKRFDTSFAAATVDGKIYAVPCEQVSPIVMFYNKQLFEQVGAQPPTTWGELMALVPVFNNAGIAPFSLAGQSRWTNMMWLEFLFDRQGGPQVFDAIAAGEPNAWSHPAAIAGLTKVQDLVRAGGFVNGFQSIAADANADQALMHQGRAAMMLHGAWTYGSMKEEGGDFVPSGKLGWVPFPAIEGGAGDPSTGVGNPASFLALSSQASEEQKAIAREYFKNGLLTDADIDGWVASGAVPIVNGVDSKFSGPDAPFQQFVYDTATQAKSWVHSWDQALLPGPADEMLNNIEQLFSLSISPEQFATNMNAVPSS, via the coding sequence GTGGATCAGAAGCGGATTTCCCGACGGTCGTTCCTGGCCCTCGCGGCGGCCGCACCGATCGGTGCGAGCGTGCTGGCCTCGTGCGGCACCTCAGGCCCCGGCCAGGCCAGCAGTGGCGAGGCGAGTATCTGGTACCTCACGGGCCAGCCGCAGGAAGGCCTTCGCAAGGCGTCGGTCGACGCCTTCAACGCCGCGCGCCCCGAAGGGAAGCTCGCGGCCACGTTCTTCGAGAACGACGCCTACAAGACCCGGATCCGCACGGCCGTCGGCGCGAACCAGGCGCCCACGGTGATCTGGACCTGGGGCGGCGGCGGCCTGCGCGACTACGTGCGCAACGGCCAGGTGGACGACCTCACCGACTGGTTCAACCAGAACCCCGACGTCAAGTCGAAGCGCTTCGACACCTCCTTCGCAGCGGCCACGGTCGACGGGAAGATCTACGCGGTGCCGTGCGAGCAGGTGTCGCCGATCGTCATGTTCTACAACAAGCAGCTGTTCGAGCAGGTCGGCGCGCAGCCGCCCACCACGTGGGGCGAGCTGATGGCGCTCGTGCCGGTGTTCAACAACGCGGGGATCGCACCGTTCTCGCTCGCCGGGCAGTCGCGCTGGACCAACATGATGTGGCTGGAGTTCCTGTTCGACCGCCAGGGCGGTCCCCAGGTCTTCGACGCCATCGCCGCGGGCGAGCCGAACGCCTGGTCGCACCCGGCCGCGATCGCCGGGCTGACGAAGGTCCAGGACCTCGTCCGGGCGGGCGGGTTCGTCAACGGCTTCCAGTCGATCGCCGCCGACGCCAACGCCGACCAGGCGCTGATGCACCAGGGTCGCGCCGCGATGATGCTGCACGGCGCGTGGACCTACGGCTCCATGAAGGAGGAGGGCGGCGACTTCGTCCCGAGCGGCAAGCTCGGTTGGGTCCCGTTCCCGGCCATCGAGGGCGGAGCGGGCGACCCGAGCACCGGCGTCGGCAACCCCGCGTCGTTCCTGGCGCTGTCCTCCCAGGCGTCGGAGGAGCAGAAGGCCATCGCGCGGGAGTACTTCAAGAACGGTTTGCTGACCGACGCGGACATCGACGGGTGGGTCGCCAGCGGCGCCGTGCCGATCGTCAACGGCGTCGACAGCAAGTTCTCCGGTCCCGACGCCCCGTTCCAGCAGTTCGTCTACGACACGGCCACGCAGGCGAAGTCGTGGGTGCACTCCTGGGACCAGGCGCTGCTGCCCGGGCCCGCCGACGAGATGCTCAACAACATCGAGCAGCTGTTCTCGCTGTCGATCAGCCCGGAGCAGTTCGCGACCAACATGAACGCGGTCCCCTCGTCGTGA
- a CDS encoding LacI family DNA-binding transcriptional regulator, whose product MSAGGRQTGRTTLAMIAASAGVSVATVSKVVNGRQDVAPDTRAQVEELLRQHGYVPPSARRSVGTGATVELIVHGSFGAYATQVIEGVVHAGSEMGASIAIGQVDDDDLPAGSPETWARRLATSGRAGVVIVTGALTSAHIDALALTGLPLVVLDPMSLPRVEVTSVGSTNFAGGLAATQHLLALGHRRIGYVGGPPDSGCNQARLHGYRAALESAGIATDPGLVHNEHFHYEVGLRAGARLLDIPHPPTAVVGGSDTIALGIIEAARLRSLRIPQDLSVTGFDDTELARMASPPLTAVRQPLREMGRVAVKTVLQMAAGETLDSHHVELATELVVRGTTAPPAGAPPES is encoded by the coding sequence GTGTCTGCCGGCGGGCGGCAGACGGGACGCACCACGCTCGCGATGATCGCCGCTTCGGCCGGCGTCTCCGTCGCCACCGTGTCCAAGGTCGTCAACGGCCGCCAGGACGTCGCGCCCGACACCCGCGCACAGGTCGAGGAGCTGCTGCGCCAGCACGGGTACGTGCCGCCGTCGGCACGCCGGTCGGTCGGCACGGGCGCGACGGTCGAGCTGATCGTGCACGGTTCGTTCGGCGCCTACGCGACACAGGTGATCGAGGGGGTCGTGCATGCCGGTTCGGAGATGGGCGCATCCATCGCCATCGGCCAGGTGGACGACGACGATCTCCCGGCCGGCTCCCCCGAGACGTGGGCCCGCCGCCTCGCGACCAGCGGGCGCGCCGGGGTCGTGATCGTCACCGGGGCACTCACCAGCGCCCACATCGACGCGCTCGCGCTCACCGGGCTGCCCCTCGTCGTCCTGGACCCGATGAGCCTGCCCCGCGTCGAGGTCACCAGCGTCGGGTCCACGAACTTCGCGGGTGGGCTGGCCGCCACCCAGCACCTGCTCGCGCTCGGGCACCGCCGCATCGGCTACGTCGGCGGCCCCCCGGACTCCGGCTGCAACCAGGCCCGCCTGCACGGCTACCGCGCCGCGCTGGAGAGCGCCGGGATCGCCACCGACCCCGGCCTCGTCCACAACGAGCACTTCCACTACGAGGTGGGCCTCCGGGCGGGCGCACGCCTGCTGGACATCCCCCACCCGCCCACCGCCGTCGTCGGCGGCAGCGACACCATCGCCCTGGGGATCATCGAGGCAGCCCGCCTGCGCAGCCTGCGGATCCCGCAAGACCTCTCCGTCACCGGCTTCGACGACACCGAGCTCGCCCGCATGGCCTCTCCCCCGCTCACCGCCGTCCGCCAACCGCTGCGGGAGATGGGCCGCGTCGCCGTCAAGACCGTGCTGCAGATGGCGGCCGGCGAGACGCTCGACTCGCACCACGTCGAGCTCGCCACCGAGCTGGTCGTCCGGGGCACCACCGCCCCGCCCGCCGGAGCCCCGCCGGAGAGCTGA
- a CDS encoding tripartite tricarboxylate transporter permease, which translates to MENLTHLFEGFGHALTPTNLLFSAIGVLLGTAIGVLPGIGPAMAVALLLPVTYAFDPTGAFILFAGIYFGAMFGGSTTSILLNTPGESASVMAAIEGNPMARAGRGAQALAAAAIGHFIGGLAGALGLVLLAPLVASVAVDLGAPDFFAIMVLAFVAVSGVLGSSRVRGYAALAIGLTIGLVGLDPLTGQARLTFGIPQLADGIDVVIVAVGLFAVGEALWVAAHLRRTVDTPIPVGRPWLSRDDLRRTWKPWLRGPFIGFTFGSIPAGGAEMSTFMAYVTERRLSRRREEFGKGAIEGVAGPEAAASASSAGTLATMLTLGLPTTAIAAVMLAAFQQFGIQPGPLLFENEPDLVWTLIASLFIGLVLLLVLNLPLAPVWAKLLRIPRPYLYAGILFFACVGAYAVSGQPVDLLVLLAIGAVGFLMRRYGLPVLPAIIGVILGPDAELQLRRALQLANGDFTTLVSTPVSVVVYLVIAALLLIPLVGKLRKRGTPTPPEPPRERVGV; encoded by the coding sequence ATCGAGAACCTCACCCACCTCTTCGAGGGCTTCGGCCACGCGCTGACCCCGACCAACCTGCTGTTCTCCGCCATCGGCGTGCTTCTGGGCACCGCGATCGGCGTGCTGCCCGGCATCGGGCCTGCGATGGCGGTGGCGCTGCTGCTGCCCGTCACGTACGCGTTCGACCCCACCGGCGCGTTCATCCTGTTCGCCGGCATCTACTTCGGGGCCATGTTCGGCGGGTCGACCACGTCGATCCTGCTCAACACCCCCGGCGAGAGCGCCTCGGTGATGGCGGCGATCGAGGGCAACCCGATGGCTCGCGCCGGGCGCGGGGCCCAGGCGCTCGCCGCAGCCGCGATCGGGCACTTCATCGGCGGGCTCGCGGGCGCGCTCGGGCTGGTGCTGCTCGCACCGCTGGTGGCATCGGTCGCCGTCGACCTCGGCGCCCCCGACTTCTTCGCGATCATGGTGCTGGCGTTCGTCGCCGTCTCGGGGGTGCTCGGCAGTTCCCGGGTGCGCGGGTACGCGGCGCTCGCGATCGGCCTGACGATCGGGCTGGTCGGGCTCGACCCGCTCACCGGCCAGGCGCGGCTGACGTTCGGCATCCCGCAGCTCGCCGACGGCATCGACGTCGTGATCGTCGCGGTCGGCCTGTTCGCGGTGGGCGAGGCACTGTGGGTGGCCGCCCACCTGCGGCGGACCGTCGACACGCCGATTCCCGTCGGGCGGCCGTGGCTGTCGCGCGACGACCTGCGCCGCACCTGGAAGCCGTGGCTGCGCGGCCCGTTCATCGGGTTCACGTTCGGCTCCATCCCGGCCGGTGGGGCGGAGATGTCGACGTTCATGGCGTACGTGACCGAGCGGCGCCTCTCCCGGCGCCGCGAGGAGTTCGGCAAGGGCGCGATCGAGGGCGTGGCCGGCCCGGAGGCGGCGGCCAGCGCGTCGTCGGCGGGCACGCTCGCCACGATGCTCACGCTCGGCCTGCCGACCACCGCGATCGCAGCCGTCATGCTCGCGGCGTTCCAGCAGTTCGGCATCCAGCCCGGCCCGCTGCTGTTCGAGAACGAGCCCGACCTGGTGTGGACGCTCATCGCCAGCCTGTTCATCGGCCTCGTCCTGCTGCTGGTGCTGAACCTGCCGCTCGCGCCGGTGTGGGCGAAGCTGCTGCGCATCCCGCGGCCGTACCTTTACGCGGGGATCCTGTTCTTCGCCTGCGTCGGCGCCTACGCGGTGAGCGGCCAGCCCGTCGACCTGCTGGTGCTGCTCGCGATCGGCGCCGTCGGGTTCCTCATGCGCCGCTACGGCCTGCCGGTCCTGCCGGCGATCATCGGCGTGATCCTCGGACCGGACGCGGAGCTGCAGCTGCGCCGCGCTCTCCAGCTCGCCAACGGCGACTTCACCACGCTGGTGTCCACACCCGTTTCGGTGGTGGTGTACCTGGTGATCGCGGCCCTCCTCCTGATCCCGCTGGTCGGGAAGCTGAGGAAGCGCGGGACGCCGACCCCGCCCGAGCCGCCCCGGGAACGCGTGGGCGTCTGA
- a CDS encoding tripartite tricarboxylate transporter TctB family protein has protein sequence MSTVVPWLRERSELGVAALLLASGLLVLADVALAPRSGNAADPLGPNAVPILLGVLLLVLAALLTVDVLRGGHGEAEAGEDVDLAVPADKRTVLILAGVIVATAALIPLLGWPIAGTVLFWGATYALGSRAFPRDLLIAAGVSLTTWLVFDALLGVDLPGGPLMGLI, from the coding sequence ATGAGCACCGTCGTTCCCTGGCTGCGCGAACGCTCCGAGCTGGGCGTCGCCGCGTTGCTGCTCGCATCCGGGCTGCTGGTGCTCGCCGACGTGGCGCTCGCGCCGCGCTCGGGCAACGCCGCCGACCCGCTCGGCCCGAACGCCGTGCCGATCCTCCTGGGCGTGCTGCTCCTTGTGCTGGCCGCTCTGCTCACGGTCGACGTGCTGCGCGGCGGCCACGGCGAGGCCGAGGCGGGCGAGGACGTCGACCTCGCCGTCCCCGCCGACAAGCGCACGGTGCTCATCCTCGCCGGCGTGATCGTCGCGACCGCCGCGCTGATCCCTCTGCTCGGCTGGCCGATCGCCGGGACCGTGCTGTTCTGGGGCGCCACCTACGCGCTCGGCTCCCGCGCGTTCCCGCGCGACCTGCTGATCGCCGCGGGCGTCTCGCTGACGACCTGGCTCGTGTTCGACGCGCTGCTCGGCGTGGACCTGCCCGGCGGACCGCTGATGGGGCTGATCTGA